One stretch of Caldisericum sp. DNA includes these proteins:
- a CDS encoding shikimate dehydrogenase, with protein sequence MDKFYLLGYPLSHSYSPKIYEKLFKSLNKVASYSLLPTKVEELEKRILWIKLDKDVLGFNLTQPLKEEVIKYIDVLDELSKEIGSVNTVLVKDEKLYGFNTDYTGFKKSIEPFLNEIEGNTALVFGSGGAAKSVIKALIDVNVKSVFVANRTFEKALKIKEMLGNKVIPVKLEEVEGIISNAKILINATTVGLNGNETLIKSEWINKDMILYDLIYNPEKTEFLRIGAKIGAKIKNGYDMLYFQCLENVKIWYGGLNAQIS encoded by the coding sequence ATGGATAAATTCTATCTTCTTGGTTATCCTCTATCACACTCATATTCTCCAAAAATCTACGAAAAATTATTCAAATCACTCAATAAAGTCGCTTCTTATTCCTTACTTCCAACAAAAGTAGAAGAATTAGAAAAGCGTATTTTGTGGATAAAATTAGATAAAGATGTCCTGGGATTTAATCTCACGCAACCTTTAAAAGAAGAAGTTATAAAATACATTGATGTGTTAGATGAACTTTCAAAAGAAATCGGTTCCGTAAATACTGTCCTTGTTAAAGATGAGAAACTCTACGGGTTTAATACTGACTATACAGGGTTTAAGAAAAGCATAGAGCCATTTTTAAATGAAATTGAAGGCAATACTGCACTTGTATTCGGAAGTGGTGGCGCAGCGAAGTCTGTTATTAAAGCCCTCATTGATGTAAATGTAAAGAGCGTTTTTGTTGCAAATAGAACATTCGAAAAAGCCCTTAAAATAAAAGAGATGCTCGGGAATAAAGTGATTCCAGTGAAATTAGAAGAAGTAGAGGGTATAATATCAAATGCAAAAATCCTCATTAATGCAACAACTGTAGGACTCAACGGAAACGAAACACTCATAAAGAGCGAGTGGATAAACAAGGATATGATTCTTTATGACCTCATATACAATCCGGAAAAGACTGAGTTTTTAAGAATTGGTGCCAAAATCGGTGCAAAAATCAAAAATGGATACGATATGCTCTATTTCCAGTGCCTCGAAAATGTAAAAATATGGTATGGAGGACTCAATGCTCAGATTTCATAG
- the aroC gene encoding chorismate synthase: MLRFHSAGESHGPYLVGILEGLPAGIKLDEDFINSRLRLRNAGYGRGKRMEIETDTVEIFSGITKDFVTTGASIGFRIRNRDWETNKTERSFKIPRPGHSDYAGSIKYNYENLAIPSERTSGRLTALDVVTGSITETFLKIFGVRILFFVTSINDIHIPCESFADVDTLFNRAINSSLLVPFEDSEEKIKKEIDRAIEEGDTLGGSGMVIVKNFPIGVGDYNRWEEKMDGLIAQAVMSVPTVKAVEIGRGKDASNFKGSEFQDRFLLKDGEIKRETNNAGGIEGGITNGEDITVKFYSKPIPTVRKGIRSVDLDKWVETQSIYVRSDTVVLPAVTLISASRISFVLASSFLKKFSGDHIDDVKASFDYYISSRRYFWQR, encoded by the coding sequence ATGCTCAGATTTCATAGTGCAGGGGAATCACACGGACCATACCTCGTAGGAATCCTAGAAGGACTACCTGCAGGCATCAAATTAGACGAGGATTTCATAAATTCAAGACTAAGATTGAGGAATGCAGGCTATGGCAGAGGAAAAAGAATGGAAATCGAAACGGATACAGTTGAAATTTTCTCTGGCATCACAAAAGACTTCGTTACAACAGGCGCTTCAATTGGATTTAGAATAAGAAACAGAGATTGGGAAACAAATAAAACTGAAAGGTCTTTTAAAATTCCAAGGCCAGGTCATTCGGATTATGCAGGAAGTATAAAGTACAACTACGAAAACCTTGCAATACCTTCTGAAAGAACAAGCGGAAGACTAACTGCACTTGATGTAGTTACGGGAAGTATTACAGAAACATTTTTGAAAATCTTCGGTGTAAGAATTCTGTTTTTCGTAACATCTATTAACGATATTCATATCCCATGTGAATCATTTGCAGATGTAGATACACTATTCAACAGGGCAATTAACTCGTCACTTTTGGTTCCTTTTGAAGATAGTGAGGAGAAAATAAAAAAAGAAATAGACAGGGCTATAGAAGAGGGTGATACACTTGGTGGAAGTGGAATGGTTATCGTAAAGAACTTCCCGATAGGTGTTGGGGATTATAACAGGTGGGAAGAGAAGATGGATGGGCTTATTGCCCAGGCAGTTATGAGTGTGCCCACCGTTAAGGCTGTAGAAATTGGGAGAGGGAAAGATGCCTCAAATTTTAAAGGAAGCGAGTTTCAGGATAGATTTTTATTAAAAGACGGAGAAATTAAAAGGGAAACAAATAATGCGGGTGGTATCGAGGGTGGTATTACAAACGGCGAAGATATCACTGTAAAATTCTACTCAAAGCCAATCCCAACTGTAAGAAAAGGGATTAGGTCGGTTGATCTGGATAAATGGGTTGAGACTCAAAGCATATATGTAAGGTCTGATACGGTAGTTTTACCTGCAGTTACTCTTATATCCGCATCAAGAATATCTTTCGTCCTTGCATCATCATTCCTGAAAAAATTTTCAGGCGATCATATTGATGATGTAAAAGCCTCATTTGATTACTATATTTCGTCAAGGAGGTATTTTTGGCAAAGATAA
- the aroA gene encoding 3-phosphoshikimate 1-carboxyvinyltransferase, which produces MVKVEKIKRVKGSAKIPGDKSITHRAFIFSSISHGESYIKNPNMGLDTERTLKIMSEVGASISIENGEIKVSGIGLKDIKEPDNVLDAGNSGTTTRLLSGLFSSVNNKTFFLTGDDSLRRRPMKRVIDPITLMGGFIIGRDNGKYLPLAIVGKELHGITYNMEIPSAQVKSAIILATLNANSQSTIYEKLKTRDHTEIMLKEFGGKIEVYGNKITVYPVEKLYGREIFVPGDFSSAAYLIAIAMLLEDSELILKDVGLNPTRTYLIDVFRRSGGNIEIINKRKVNGEDVGDILVKSSVLSKIEITKDEAPLLIDELPLIGAIGPLVKGGVRVVGATELRVKESDRIKLIVDNLKNIGVEAYEYKDGFIVKEGAVKGGIIKTAFDHRIGLSFAVLGSVCKGDIYIEEIDSIKVSFPEFFEILRSISYG; this is translated from the coding sequence TTGGTAAAAGTAGAAAAGATTAAACGTGTAAAGGGTAGTGCAAAAATCCCAGGTGACAAATCAATAACACATAGAGCATTTATTTTCTCTTCTATTTCACATGGCGAATCATATATTAAAAATCCAAATATGGGACTTGATACAGAAAGGACTTTGAAGATTATGTCCGAAGTTGGTGCTAGCATAAGTATCGAAAATGGAGAAATAAAAGTTAGCGGCATCGGTCTTAAAGACATAAAAGAACCTGATAACGTGCTTGATGCTGGGAATTCTGGCACAACGACAAGGCTACTCTCCGGACTTTTTTCTTCTGTAAACAACAAGACTTTCTTTTTAACAGGCGATGACTCCTTAAGAAGAAGGCCGATGAAAAGAGTCATAGACCCAATAACACTTATGGGAGGTTTTATCATAGGTAGAGATAATGGAAAATATCTGCCACTTGCAATTGTCGGTAAAGAACTTCACGGTATCACATACAATATGGAAATCCCATCTGCACAGGTTAAAAGCGCAATAATACTTGCAACCCTCAATGCAAACTCACAATCCACCATATACGAGAAGTTAAAAACTCGAGACCATACAGAGATTATGTTAAAGGAGTTCGGAGGAAAAATAGAAGTTTACGGAAATAAAATTACAGTTTATCCTGTGGAAAAGCTATATGGAAGGGAAATTTTTGTTCCAGGAGATTTTTCATCAGCAGCATATCTCATTGCAATAGCAATGCTTCTTGAAGATAGTGAACTCATCCTAAAGGATGTTGGCTTAAACCCTACAAGAACTTATCTCATAGATGTGTTTAGAAGAAGTGGTGGAAACATTGAAATTATAAACAAAAGAAAGGTAAATGGTGAGGATGTAGGAGATATTCTTGTAAAGTCAAGTGTACTTTCAAAAATTGAGATAACAAAAGATGAAGCACCGTTACTTATAGACGAACTTCCGCTTATAGGTGCAATTGGACCTCTTGTAAAAGGTGGCGTCCGTGTTGTTGGTGCAACGGAGTTGAGAGTAAAGGAAAGCGACAGGATAAAGCTAATCGTGGATAATCTTAAAAATATCGGTGTTGAAGCATACGAATATAAAGATGGATTTATTGTAAAAGAAGGCGCCGTAAAAGGCGGGATAATAAAGACTGCTTTTGACCATAGAATAGGGCTTTCTTTTGCTGTTCTTGGAAGCGTTTGCAAAGGAGACATATACATTGAGGAAATAGATTCCATCAAGGTATCGTTCCCTGAATTTTTTGAAATTCTGAGGAGTATAAGTTATGGATAA
- a CDS encoding prephenate dehydrogenase/arogenate dehydrogenase family protein, with protein MEDLFSIFTVGLGLIGGSISLSLKNKWKRYGYDADSSTLKRAIELDVIDEAKTIEEGLKSDVILIAIPVQFILDFIKTHKDKIDRNSILIDTGSTKGKVLEEMKSVNSFYIGGHPLAGKEKGGIENADPNLFLNKPFILTEENNLTKEKLDIVLKLVKDIGSNPVFLNADTHDYILGLTSHLPYVVSLSLFYYLMKKDQGNLFDFAGSGLRDVTRIASGDPMMSYGFVKTNKEKIKVFLTEYIETLKEFLSTIESDDFLHVAEVVKKRRDKIW; from the coding sequence TTGGAAGACCTATTTAGTATATTTACAGTCGGATTGGGTTTGATAGGTGGTTCGATTTCCCTTTCTTTAAAAAATAAGTGGAAAAGATATGGATACGATGCTGATAGTTCTACCTTAAAAAGGGCAATTGAACTTGATGTAATTGATGAAGCAAAAACAATTGAAGAAGGTCTTAAGTCTGATGTTATACTTATCGCAATTCCTGTCCAGTTTATTTTAGATTTTATAAAGACACACAAAGACAAAATAGATAGAAATTCCATTTTAATAGACACTGGGAGCACAAAAGGTAAAGTTTTAGAAGAAATGAAAAGTGTAAATTCCTTTTACATAGGAGGACATCCGCTTGCAGGGAAGGAAAAGGGAGGTATTGAAAATGCCGATCCAAACTTATTTTTGAATAAGCCCTTTATACTCACAGAAGAAAACAATCTTACAAAAGAAAAATTGGATATCGTGTTGAAACTCGTTAAAGATATTGGAAGTAACCCTGTTTTTCTAAATGCAGATACGCATGATTACATACTCGGTCTTACGAGCCATTTGCCTTATGTAGTTTCTCTGTCTCTATTTTATTATCTTATGAAAAAGGACCAGGGAAACCTTTTTGACTTTGCAGGCTCAGGGTTAAGAGATGTAACAAGAATTGCAAGTGGCGATCCTATGATGTCGTATGGATTTGTAAAAACAAATAAAGAAAAAATAAAGGTGTTCCTTACTGAATACATTGAAACATTAAAGGAATTTTTATCAACAATTGAAAGTGATGATTTTCTGCATGTTGCTGAAGTTGTTAAAAAAAGGAGGGACAAAATTTGGTAA